The following proteins come from a genomic window of Pseudomonas hygromyciniae:
- a CDS encoding LysR family transcriptional regulator: MLSAELKAFYMVARLGSITQAAKKLGLSQPTVTTQIRHLESQYSVELFYRGGRRLTVSDEGARLLPMVKALLQQEADIEFFLRNSGQVQGTLRIAATAPYYILDLVKTFRERLPHVEVAVEIGNSQQVLEALDDYRVDVAASSQLLEDPRLIRRVLGSDPLVLAVHRNHPLAVLEHVPLSALVGHTLLMREAGSTTRRLTEEMLDGAGVSYGPLLEIGSRESIREAVLRNIGISIIARQEVPHDPQLRVLTIENAPQIPEYLYCLKERKGARLPAAFLGLAQEMSPL, translated from the coding sequence GTGCTGAGTGCCGAGCTGAAGGCGTTTTACATGGTTGCCCGCCTGGGGAGCATTACCCAGGCGGCGAAAAAACTCGGCCTGAGCCAACCCACGGTGACCACCCAGATCCGCCATCTGGAAAGCCAGTACTCGGTCGAGCTGTTCTATCGCGGTGGCCGGCGCCTCACTGTCAGTGACGAGGGCGCGCGGCTGCTGCCGATGGTCAAGGCGCTGTTGCAGCAGGAAGCGGATATCGAGTTCTTCCTGCGCAACAGCGGACAGGTCCAGGGCACCTTGCGGATTGCCGCGACCGCGCCTTACTACATCCTCGACCTGGTGAAGACCTTTCGCGAACGCTTGCCCCACGTGGAAGTGGCGGTGGAAATCGGTAATTCCCAGCAGGTGCTCGAAGCGCTGGATGATTACCGGGTGGATGTCGCCGCGTCCTCGCAACTGCTGGAAGACCCGCGCCTGATCCGTCGGGTACTGGGCAGCGACCCGCTGGTGCTGGCGGTGCATCGCAATCACCCGTTGGCCGTGCTGGAACACGTGCCACTCAGTGCGCTGGTGGGGCACACCCTGTTGATGCGCGAAGCGGGCTCCACCACCCGGCGCCTGACCGAGGAAATGCTCGATGGCGCGGGCGTGAGTTATGGGCCGCTGCTGGAGATCGGCAGCCGCGAGTCGATTCGCGAGGCGGTGCTGCGCAATATCGGCATCAGCATCATTGCCCGCCAGGAAGTGCCCCATGATCCGCAACTGCGGGTACTGACCATCGAGAATGCGCCGCAGATCCCGGAGTATCTGTATTGCCTCAAGGAGCGCAAAGGTGCGCGGTTGCCGGCGGCGTTTCTGGGGTTGGCGCAGGAAATGTCGCCGCTCTGA
- a CDS encoding heavy metal translocating P-type ATPase: MSDSLHTPHKHDHDHDHDHGEKLQPVQKHDHAGSCCSGAAAPSLVTLTEAPSANARLSTFRIEAMDCPTEQTLIQNKLGKLSGVQQLEFNLINRMLGVTHNLPSTAPIIEAIKSLGMQADPVEEGVPAAVPPAKKHWWPLALSGVGALAAEVIHFTNAAPTWVVALVALVSILSGGLTTYKKGWIALKNLNLNINALMSIAVTGAILIGQWPEAAMVMFLFTVAELIEAKSLDRARNAISGLMQMTPEQATVRQADGSWVEQEVKVIELGAIVRVRPGERIGLDGEVTAGQSTIDQAPITGESLPIEKTVGDKVFAGTINQAGSLEYRVTAAASNSTLARIIHAVEQAQGSRAPTQRFVDSFSKIYTPAVFLFALGVALIPPLFMGGVWFDWIYRALVLLVVACPCALVISTPVTIVSGLAAAARKGILIKGGVYLEAGYKLDYLALDKTGTITHGKPVQTDYLALSTQDNAPALAASLAGRSDHPVSLAIANAAVDNKLALLAVDNFEALTGRGVRGEINGEVYHLGNHRLVEDLGLCSPALEEKLFALEKQGKSVVLLLDKSGPLALFAVADTVKDSSREAIQQLHDLGIKTLMLTGDNTHTAQAIAAQVGIDQAQGDLLPTDKLKAIEDLYGKNHRVGMVGDGINDAPALARAEIGFAMAAAGTDTAIETADVALMDDDLRKIPAFIRLSRQTSSILKQNIALALVIKAIFLAVTFLGMATMWMAVFADMGVSLLVVFNGLRLLRK, translated from the coding sequence ATGAGCGATTCCCTGCATACCCCACACAAGCATGACCACGATCACGATCATGATCACGGCGAAAAACTGCAGCCTGTGCAAAAGCACGATCATGCCGGCTCCTGCTGTTCCGGCGCGGCTGCGCCTTCTCTGGTGACGTTGACCGAAGCGCCCAGCGCCAATGCGCGCCTGAGCACTTTCCGCATCGAAGCCATGGACTGCCCCACCGAGCAGACGCTGATCCAGAACAAACTGGGCAAGCTGTCCGGTGTGCAGCAACTGGAATTCAACCTGATCAACCGCATGCTCGGCGTGACCCACAACTTGCCGAGCACTGCGCCGATCATCGAGGCCATCAAATCCCTGGGCATGCAGGCTGATCCAGTCGAAGAGGGCGTGCCTGCCGCCGTGCCACCGGCCAAGAAACACTGGTGGCCGCTGGCCCTGTCCGGTGTTGGCGCCCTGGCGGCGGAGGTGATCCATTTCACCAACGCCGCACCGACCTGGGTGGTGGCTCTGGTGGCGCTGGTGTCGATCCTCAGTGGCGGCCTCACTACCTACAAAAAGGGCTGGATTGCCCTGAAGAACCTCAACCTGAACATCAATGCGCTGATGAGCATCGCCGTGACCGGTGCGATCCTGATCGGCCAGTGGCCAGAAGCGGCGATGGTGATGTTCCTGTTTACCGTGGCCGAATTGATCGAAGCCAAGTCCCTGGACCGTGCGCGCAACGCCATCAGTGGCCTGATGCAGATGACCCCGGAACAGGCCACGGTGCGCCAGGCTGACGGTAGCTGGGTCGAACAGGAGGTCAAAGTCATTGAACTGGGCGCCATCGTACGGGTACGTCCCGGTGAGCGCATTGGCCTGGACGGTGAAGTCACCGCCGGCCAGTCCACCATCGACCAGGCGCCGATCACCGGTGAAAGCCTGCCGATCGAGAAAACCGTCGGCGATAAAGTCTTCGCCGGCACTATCAACCAGGCCGGTTCCCTGGAATACCGGGTGACCGCCGCCGCCAGCAACTCCACCCTGGCGCGCATCATCCACGCGGTGGAACAAGCCCAGGGTTCACGGGCGCCGACCCAGCGCTTTGTCGACAGCTTCTCGAAAATCTACACCCCGGCGGTGTTCCTGTTTGCCCTGGGCGTGGCATTGATTCCGCCGCTGTTCATGGGCGGGGTGTGGTTCGACTGGATCTACCGCGCCCTGGTGCTGTTGGTGGTTGCCTGCCCATGTGCGCTGGTGATTTCCACCCCGGTGACCATCGTCAGTGGCCTGGCCGCGGCCGCGCGCAAAGGCATCCTGATCAAGGGCGGCGTGTACCTGGAAGCCGGCTACAAACTGGACTATCTGGCCCTGGACAAGACCGGCACCATCACCCACGGCAAGCCGGTGCAGACCGATTACCTGGCACTGTCCACCCAAGACAACGCCCCGGCCCTGGCCGCGAGCCTGGCCGGGCGTTCCGATCACCCGGTGTCGCTGGCGATTGCCAACGCGGCTGTGGATAACAAACTGGCGCTGCTCGCTGTGGATAACTTCGAGGCCCTGACTGGGCGCGGGGTACGTGGCGAGATCAACGGTGAGGTCTATCACCTGGGCAACCACCGCCTGGTGGAAGACTTGGGCCTGTGCTCGCCGGCCCTTGAAGAAAAACTCTTCGCCCTGGAAAAACAAGGCAAGTCCGTGGTGCTGCTGCTCGACAAATCCGGCCCGCTGGCGCTGTTCGCCGTGGCCGATACGGTCAAGGACAGCAGCCGCGAAGCCATCCAGCAGCTGCACGACCTGGGCATCAAGACCCTGATGCTCACCGGCGACAACACCCACACCGCCCAGGCGATTGCCGCCCAGGTGGGCATCGACCAGGCTCAAGGCGACCTGCTGCCCACTGACAAGCTCAAGGCCATCGAGGATCTGTACGGGAAAAACCACCGGGTTGGCATGGTCGGCGACGGTATCAACGACGCCCCGGCCCTGGCCCGTGCGGAGATTGGCTTTGCCATGGCTGCCGCGGGCACCGACACCGCCATCGAAACCGCCGACGTGGCGCTGATGGACGACGATTTGCGCAAGATTCCGGCATTCATACGTTTGTCGCGACAAACGTCGAGTATCCTCAAGCAGAACATCGCCCTGGCGCTGGTGATCAAGGCGATCTTCCTGGCGGTGACCTTCCTGGGCATGGCCACCATGTGGATGGCAGTGTTCGCCGACATGGGTGTGAGCCTGCTGGTGGTGTTCAATGGTCTGCGCCTGTTGCGCAAATAG
- the cadR gene encoding Cd(II)/Pb(II)-responsive transcriptional regulator — translation MKIGELAKLTDCPVETIRYYEKEGLLPPPARSEGNYRLYTQAHTERLTFIRNCRSLDMTLEEIRSLLGLRDSPQDQCESVNALIDEHIHHVKARIDGLLALQAQLIDLRQRCGEGPEIDQCGILQRLEVSGSVAASEAEHSHVGRSHGH, via the coding sequence ATGAAGATCGGTGAACTGGCCAAACTGACCGACTGCCCGGTGGAAACCATCCGTTATTACGAGAAGGAAGGCCTGCTGCCGCCACCGGCGCGCAGTGAGGGCAACTACCGGCTGTACACCCAGGCGCACACCGAACGCCTGACTTTTATCCGCAACTGCCGCAGCCTGGACATGACCCTGGAGGAAATCCGCAGCCTGCTGGGCCTGCGCGACAGCCCCCAGGACCAGTGCGAAAGCGTCAATGCGCTGATTGACGAGCATATCCATCACGTCAAGGCGCGGATTGATGGCTTGCTGGCCTTGCAGGCACAGCTGATCGACCTGCGCCAGCGCTGTGGCGAAGGGCCGGAGATTGACCAGTGTGGGATTTTGCAGCGGTTGGAGGTCAGTGGGAGTGTGGCGGCCAGTGAGGCGGAGCATTCACATGTGGGTAGAAGCCACGGCCACTAA
- a CDS encoding thymidylate synthase, giving the protein MKQYLELVSHVINNGTKQANRTGVNTISFPGAMLRFDLQEGFPAITTRKMAFKSAIGEMCGFLRGVNNAAEFRALGCKVWDQNANENAQWLANPFRQGEDDLGEIYGVQWRKWPAYKQIPLSNQAAIEQTLAQGYRQIAEGEEDGQAYVVLYKAIDQIRQCVDTIIKDPGSRRILFHGWNCAQLDEMALPPCHLLYQFHPNVETKEISLTLYIRSNDLGLGTPFNLTEGAALLSLIGRLTGYTPRWFTYFIGDAHVYENHLDMLNEQLKREPFAAPKLVISERVPEFAKTGVYQPEWLELIEPGDFSLEGYEHHAPMTAPMAV; this is encoded by the coding sequence ATGAAGCAATATCTCGAGCTGGTTTCCCACGTCATCAACAACGGCACCAAGCAGGCCAACCGCACGGGCGTGAACACCATCAGCTTCCCTGGTGCGATGTTGCGCTTTGACCTGCAAGAAGGTTTTCCGGCCATCACCACCCGCAAAATGGCCTTCAAGTCGGCGATTGGCGAGATGTGCGGCTTTTTGCGCGGGGTGAACAACGCCGCCGAATTCCGCGCCCTGGGCTGCAAGGTGTGGGACCAAAACGCCAACGAAAACGCGCAGTGGCTGGCCAACCCGTTCCGCCAGGGCGAGGACGACCTGGGCGAGATCTACGGCGTGCAATGGCGCAAGTGGCCGGCGTACAAGCAGATCCCGCTGAGCAACCAGGCCGCTATCGAGCAGACCCTGGCCCAGGGCTATCGCCAGATCGCCGAAGGCGAGGAAGATGGCCAGGCCTACGTGGTGCTGTACAAGGCCATCGACCAGATCCGCCAGTGTGTCGACACCATCATCAAGGACCCGGGCAGCCGGCGCATCCTGTTCCACGGCTGGAACTGCGCCCAGCTCGATGAAATGGCCTTGCCGCCGTGCCACCTGCTGTATCAGTTCCACCCGAATGTCGAGACCAAGGAGATTTCCCTGACTCTCTACATCCGCTCCAACGACCTGGGCCTGGGCACGCCGTTCAACCTCACCGAAGGCGCCGCGTTGCTGAGCCTGATCGGCCGCTTGACCGGCTACACGCCGCGCTGGTTCACCTATTTCATCGGTGACGCGCACGTCTACGAAAACCACCTGGACATGCTCAACGAACAGCTCAAGCGCGAGCCATTCGCCGCGCCGAAGCTGGTGATCAGCGAGCGTGTGCCGGAGTTTGCCAAGACTGGGGTGTACCAGCCGGAGTGGCTGGAGTTGATCGAACCGGGCGACTTCTCGCTCGAAGGCTATGAGCACCATGCGCCGATGACCGCGCCGATGGCGGTCTAA
- the lgt gene encoding prolipoprotein diacylglyceryl transferase, producing MLPYPQIDPVALAIGPLKIHWYGLMYLIGIGGAWLLASRRLNRFDPTWTKEKLSDMVFWMSMGVIVGGRLGYVLFYDLSAYLANPTLIFEVWKGGMAFHGGFIGVMLAAWWFGRRNGKSFFQLMDFVAPMVPIGLGAGRIGNFINAELWGKPTDVPWAMVFPPFSDPAQLPRHPSQLYQFALEGVALFLILYIFSRKPRPTMAVSGMFALFYGIFRFIVEFVRVPDAQLGYLAFGWLTMGQVLSIPMILAGLGMLWWAYNRPQAIKSTAL from the coding sequence ATGCTGCCTTACCCGCAGATCGACCCGGTGGCCCTGGCCATCGGTCCGCTGAAAATCCACTGGTACGGGTTGATGTACCTGATCGGCATCGGCGGTGCCTGGCTGCTGGCTTCTCGGCGCCTGAACCGCTTCGACCCGACCTGGACCAAGGAGAAACTCTCCGACATGGTGTTCTGGATGTCGATGGGGGTGATCGTCGGTGGTCGCCTGGGCTATGTGCTGTTCTACGACTTGAGCGCGTACCTGGCCAACCCGACCCTGATCTTCGAGGTGTGGAAGGGCGGTATGGCGTTCCACGGCGGCTTTATCGGCGTGATGCTCGCGGCTTGGTGGTTTGGCCGGCGCAACGGCAAGTCATTCTTCCAGTTGATGGACTTCGTCGCGCCTATGGTGCCGATTGGCCTGGGTGCCGGGCGGATCGGTAACTTCATCAACGCCGAGTTGTGGGGCAAGCCGACCGACGTGCCGTGGGCCATGGTGTTCCCGCCGTTCAGCGACCCGGCACAACTGCCGCGCCACCCATCGCAGCTGTACCAGTTCGCCCTGGAAGGCGTGGCGCTGTTCCTGATCCTCTATATCTTCTCGCGCAAGCCGCGCCCGACCATGGCGGTTTCCGGGATGTTCGCCCTGTTCTACGGGATCTTCCGCTTTATCGTCGAGTTCGTGCGGGTGCCGGATGCGCAACTGGGCTACCTGGCGTTCGGCTGGCTGACCATGGGCCAGGTGCTGAGCATCCCAATGATCCTCGCAGGCCTGGGCATGCTCTGGTGGGCTTACAATCGCCCGCAGGCGATCAAGAGCACCGCGCTATAA
- a CDS encoding NRDE family protein has translation MCLIVFAWRPGHAQPLIVAANRDEFYARPSLPLAQWPDAPQVYAGRDQEAGGTWLGIGADGRFAALTNIRDPHQPPARKSRGELVARFLNGSLPVDDYLADVNGRSIEYAGFNLLIGTRDELWHYNANESTPKQLMDGIYGLSNAGLDTPWPKLLKAKAALAEVLDDPHPEALLGILSDPQTAPFAELPDTGVGLATESLLSSVFIASPSYGTRASTALIVHADGTRRMVERSFGPHGGRLGEVDINL, from the coding sequence ATGTGCCTGATAGTTTTTGCCTGGAGGCCGGGCCACGCCCAGCCGCTGATCGTCGCGGCCAACCGTGACGAATTCTACGCCCGGCCCAGCCTGCCCCTGGCCCAGTGGCCGGATGCACCGCAGGTTTATGCCGGCCGCGACCAGGAAGCGGGTGGCACCTGGCTGGGGATCGGCGCCGATGGACGGTTTGCCGCGCTGACCAATATCCGTGACCCGCACCAGCCACCGGCGCGCAAGTCCCGGGGCGAGCTGGTGGCGCGCTTTCTCAACGGATCCCTACCGGTTGATGACTATTTAGCCGATGTTAACGGCAGGTCGATTGAATATGCCGGGTTCAACCTGTTGATCGGCACGCGGGACGAGTTGTGGCATTACAACGCCAATGAGTCGACGCCCAAGCAGCTGATGGACGGGATCTATGGGTTATCCAATGCCGGGCTGGACACGCCGTGGCCCAAACTGCTCAAGGCCAAGGCCGCGCTGGCCGAAGTGCTGGACGATCCGCACCCTGAAGCCTTGCTGGGGATCCTGAGCGACCCGCAGACCGCACCGTTTGCCGAGCTGCCGGATACCGGGGTCGGGCTCGCCACCGAGAGTTTGTTGTCGAGCGTGTTTATCGCCAGCCCCAGTTATGGAACACGGGCGAGCACCGCGCTGATTGTGCATGCCGATGGGACGCGGCGGATGGTGGAACGTAGCTTCGGGCCCCATGGTGGGCGACTCGGCGAGGTAGACATCAACCTGTAG
- the ptsP gene encoding phosphoenolpyruvate--protein phosphotransferase — protein sequence MLNTLRKIVQEVNSAKDLKAALGIIVLRVKEAMGSQVCSVYLLDPETNRFVLMATEGLNKRSIGKVSMAPNEGLVGLVGTREEPLNLENAADHPRYRYFAETGEERYASFLGAPIIHHRRVVGVLVIQQKERRQFDEGEEAFLVTMSAQLAGVIAHAEATGSIRGLGRQGKGIQEAKFVGVPGSPGAAVGTAVVMLPPADLDVVPDKSVDDIDAEIKLFKTALEGVRADMRNLSTKLATQLRPEERALFDVYQMMLDDASLGNEVKTVIKTGQWAQGALRQVVTDHVNRFELMDDAYLRERASDVRDLGRRLLAYLQEDRTTNLVYPDNTILISEELTATMLGEVPEGKLVGLVSVLGSGNSHVAILARAMGIPTVMGLVDLPYSKVDGISMIVDGHRGEVFTNPSEVLRKQYAEIVEEERQLSQGLDALRELPCVTLDGHRVPLLVNTGLLADVARAQQRGAEGVGLYRTEVPFMINQRFPSEKEQLAIYREQLSAFHPLPVTMRSLDIGGDKSLSYFPIKEDNPFLGWRGIRVTLDHPEIFLVQTRAMLKASEGLNNLRILLPMISGTHELEEALHLIHRAWGEVRDEGADVPMPPIGVMIEIPAAVYQAKELARQVDFLSVGSNDLTQYLLAVDRNNPRVADLYDYLHPAVLQALQHVVRDAHAEGKPVSICGEMAGDPAAAVLLMAMGFDSLSMNATNLPKVKWMLRQINLSKAKELLAELMTIDNPQVIHSSLQLALKSLGLARMINPTATKTL from the coding sequence ATGCTCAATACGCTGCGCAAGATCGTCCAGGAAGTTAACTCCGCCAAGGATCTCAAGGCGGCGTTGGGGATTATTGTGTTGCGCGTCAAGGAAGCCATGGGCAGCCAGGTCTGCTCGGTTTACCTGCTGGACCCCGAGACCAACCGTTTTGTGCTGATGGCCACGGAGGGCTTGAACAAGCGCTCCATCGGCAAGGTCAGCATGGCGCCCAATGAAGGTCTGGTGGGCCTGGTAGGGACGCGTGAAGAACCCCTGAACCTTGAAAACGCGGCCGATCACCCGCGTTATCGCTACTTTGCCGAAACCGGCGAAGAACGCTACGCCTCCTTCCTCGGCGCCCCGATCATCCACCACCGCCGCGTTGTCGGCGTATTGGTCATCCAACAGAAAGAACGCCGCCAGTTCGACGAAGGGGAAGAAGCCTTCCTTGTGACCATGAGCGCGCAGTTGGCCGGGGTTATCGCCCATGCCGAAGCCACCGGTTCGATTCGCGGCCTGGGTCGCCAGGGCAAGGGCATCCAGGAGGCCAAGTTCGTCGGCGTGCCGGGTTCACCGGGCGCTGCGGTCGGTACCGCAGTGGTCATGCTGCCCCCGGCCGACCTGGACGTGGTGCCGGACAAATCCGTCGACGACATCGACGCTGAAATCAAACTGTTCAAGACCGCCCTGGAAGGGGTGCGCGCCGACATGCGCAACCTGTCGACCAAACTGGCCACCCAGTTGCGCCCGGAAGAACGTGCGCTGTTCGACGTGTACCAGATGATGCTCGACGACGCGTCCCTGGGCAACGAAGTCAAGACCGTGATCAAGACCGGCCAATGGGCCCAGGGCGCGCTGCGCCAGGTGGTCACCGATCACGTCAATCGCTTTGAACTGATGGACGACGCCTACCTGCGCGAGCGCGCCTCGGATGTGCGCGACCTGGGTCGGCGCCTGCTGGCCTACCTGCAGGAAGACCGCACTACCAACCTGGTGTACCCCGACAACACCATCCTGATCAGTGAAGAACTGACCGCCACCATGCTCGGCGAAGTGCCGGAAGGCAAACTGGTGGGCCTGGTCTCGGTATTGGGTTCGGGCAACTCCCATGTGGCGATCCTGGCCCGGGCCATGGGTATCCCGACGGTAATGGGCCTGGTGGACCTGCCGTACTCCAAGGTCGACGGCATCTCGATGATCGTCGACGGGCACCGTGGCGAGGTCTTCACCAACCCCAGCGAGGTGCTGCGCAAGCAGTACGCCGAAATCGTCGAGGAGGAGCGCCAGCTGTCCCAGGGTCTCGATGCCCTGCGCGAACTGCCCTGCGTGACCCTCGACGGCCACCGTGTACCGCTGCTGGTCAACACTGGCCTGCTGGCGGACGTGGCGCGTGCTCAACAACGTGGCGCTGAAGGGGTGGGCCTGTACCGCACCGAAGTGCCGTTCATGATCAACCAACGTTTCCCGAGCGAGAAGGAGCAGCTGGCGATCTATCGCGAGCAACTGTCTGCCTTCCATCCGTTACCGGTGACGATGCGCAGCCTGGACATCGGCGGCGACAAGTCACTGTCTTATTTCCCCATCAAGGAAGACAACCCCTTCCTTGGCTGGCGCGGCATCCGCGTAACCCTCGACCATCCCGAAATCTTCCTCGTCCAGACCCGCGCCATGCTCAAGGCCAGCGAAGGCCTGAACAACCTGCGCATTCTGCTTCCGATGATCTCCGGCACTCACGAGCTGGAAGAGGCCCTGCACCTGATCCACCGGGCCTGGGGCGAAGTGCGCGACGAAGGCGCGGACGTACCGATGCCACCGATCGGCGTAATGATCGAAATTCCGGCAGCGGTGTACCAGGCCAAGGAACTGGCGCGGCAGGTAGACTTCCTGTCGGTGGGCTCCAACGACCTGACCCAATACCTGCTGGCCGTGGACCGTAACAACCCACGGGTGGCCGACCTCTACGACTACCTGCACCCGGCGGTGCTGCAAGCCCTGCAACACGTGGTGCGCGACGCCCATGCCGAAGGCAAGCCGGTGAGTATCTGCGGGGAAATGGCCGGTGATCCGGCAGCGGCGGTGCTGTTGATGGCCATGGGCTTTGACAGTCTGTCGATGAACGCCACCAACTTGCCGAAGGTCAAGTGGATGCTGCGCCAGATCAACCTGAGCAAGGCCAAGGAACTGCTGGCGGAGTTGATGACCATCGACAATCCGCAAGTTATCCACAGCTCGCTGCAATTGGCCCTGAAAAGCCTCGGGTTGGCGCGGATGATCAATCCGACCGCGACGAAAACCCTGTAG
- a CDS encoding histidinol-phosphatase: MRLALFDLDNTLLGGDSDHAWGDYLCERGILDAVAYKTRNDEFYQDYLAGKLDNAAYLNFSLEILGRTEMAQLDEWHRDFMRDCIEPLMLPKAAELLAKHRAAGDTLVIITATNRFVTAPIAARLGVETLIATECEMADGRYTGRSTDVPCFREGKVTRLNRWLEETGYSLQDSYFYSDSMNDLPLLEQVTHAVAVDPDANLRAEAQKRGWPVISLRG; this comes from the coding sequence ATGCGCCTGGCTTTATTCGACTTGGACAACACGCTTTTGGGCGGCGACAGTGACCACGCCTGGGGTGATTACCTGTGTGAGCGCGGCATCCTCGATGCCGTTGCCTACAAGACCCGCAACGACGAGTTCTACCAGGATTACCTGGCCGGCAAGCTGGACAATGCCGCGTACCTGAACTTCAGCCTGGAAATCCTCGGCCGTACCGAGATGGCCCAACTCGACGAATGGCACCGCGACTTCATGCGCGACTGCATCGAACCGCTGATGCTGCCCAAGGCGGCTGAACTGCTGGCCAAGCACCGCGCCGCCGGTGACACGCTGGTCATCATCACCGCCACCAACCGCTTTGTCACCGCGCCGATTGCCGCACGCTTGGGGGTTGAAACCCTGATCGCCACCGAGTGTGAGATGGCCGATGGCCGCTACACTGGGCGCAGCACGGATGTTCCGTGCTTTCGCGAGGGCAAGGTGACGCGCTTGAATCGGTGGCTGGAAGAGACCGGGTATAGCCTGCAAGACAGCTATTTCTACAGCGATTCGATGAATGACCTGCCGCTGCTGGAGCAGGTGACTCATGCGGTGGCGGTGGATCCGGATGCGAACCTGCGGGCCGAGGCCCAGAAGCGTGGATGGCCGGTAATCAGCCTGCGCGGCTGA
- a CDS encoding DUF2269 family protein, giving the protein MEYLTTLKTIHMVATVLLLASGLALAVLSWRKRAAGPAITLQRPWLFVWLLMGVSLVSMPFTGWWLVHLIGWPLGQTWILGSSVIYTVAALAWFWLVVRLNRLRLGGTGSAKFTLALAIVSLVGFVAIAGLMGAKPV; this is encoded by the coding sequence ATGGAATATCTGACAACCCTCAAGACCATCCACATGGTGGCAACGGTACTGCTATTGGCCAGCGGCCTGGCCCTGGCGGTGCTGAGCTGGCGCAAGCGCGCAGCCGGGCCGGCGATTACATTGCAACGGCCATGGCTGTTTGTGTGGTTGTTGATGGGCGTAAGCCTGGTGAGCATGCCCTTCACCGGCTGGTGGCTGGTGCACCTGATCGGCTGGCCATTGGGGCAGACGTGGATCCTGGGCTCCAGCGTGATCTACACCGTGGCGGCGCTGGCCTGGTTCTGGCTGGTGGTGCGCCTCAATCGCCTGCGGTTGGGCGGTACGGGCAGTGCGAAGTTCACCCTGGCTCTGGCGATTGTCAGTCTGGTGGGGTTTGTGGCGATTGCCGGGTTGATGGGGGCCAAGCCTGTTTAA